In the Sus scrofa isolate TJ Tabasco breed Duroc chromosome 7, Sscrofa11.1, whole genome shotgun sequence genome, one interval contains:
- the TMEM151B gene encoding transmembrane protein 151B, with protein sequence MSPPGSAAGESGGGGGGGGGGPGVPEDPTAAAAAADEGPAREEQRPIQPSFTKSLCRESHWKCLLLSLLMYGCLGAVAWCHVTTVTRLTFSSAYQGNSLMYHDSPCSNGYVYIPLAFLLMLYAVYLVECWHCQARHELQHRVDVSSVRERVGRMQQATPCIWWKAISYHYVRRTRQVTRYRNGDAYTTTQVYHERVNTHVAEAEFDYARCGVRDVSKALVGLEGAPATRLRFTKCFSFASVEAENAYLCQRARFFAENEGLDDYMEAREGMHLKNVDFREFMVAFPDPARPPWYACSSAFWAAALLTLSWPLRVLAEYRTAYAHYHVEKLFGLEGPGSAGGSAGGGLSPSDELLPPLTHRLPRVNTVDSTELEWHIRSNQQLVPSYSEAVLMDLAGMSARCGGGAAGGYAPTCRYGGVGGPGAAGLAAYRRSCEHCQRAVSSSSIFSRSALSICASPRAGPGPGGGPGCGGSRFSLGRLYGSRRSCLWRSRSGSVNEASCPTEQTRLSSQASMGDDEDDDDEEEAGPPPPYHDALYFPVLIVHRQEGCLGHSHRPLHRHGSCVETSL encoded by the exons ATGTCCCCCCCTGGCTCGGCCGCGGGAgagagcggcggcggcggcggcggcggcggtggcggcccCGGGGTCCCGGAAGATCccacggcggcggcggcggcggcggacgAGGGCCCCGCCCGAGAGGAG CAGCGTCCCATCCAGCCCTCTTTCACCAAGTCCCTCTGCCGTGAGTCCCACTGGAAGTGCCTGCTGCTCTCGCTGCTCATGTACGGCTGCCTGGGGGCCGTGGCCTGGTGCCACGTCACCACGGTGACCCGCCTCACCTTCAGCAGCGCCTACCAGGGCAACAGCCTCATGTACCACGACAGCCCCTGCTCCAACGGCTATGTCTACATCCCCTTGGCCTTCCTGCTCATGCTGTACGCTGTCTACCTGGTGGAGTGCTGGCACTGCCAAGCCCGCCATGAGCTGCAGCACCGAGTGGACGTGAGCAGCGTGCGGGAGCGCGTGGGCCGCATGCAGCAGGCCACGCCCTGTATCTGGTGGAAGGCCATCAGCTACCACTACGTCCGCCGCACCCGCCAGGTCACCCGGTACCGCAACGGAGACGCCTACACCACCACCCAG GTCTACCATGAGCGCGTCAACACGCACGTGGCTGAGGCCGAGTTCGACTACGCGCGCTGCGGCGTCCGTGATGTGTCCAAGGCGCTGGTCGGGCTGGAGGGCGCGCCGGCCACGCGGCTGCGCTTCACCAAGTGCTTCAGCTTCGCCAGCGTGGAGGCCGAGAACGCGTACCTGTGCCAGCGCGCGCGCTTCTTCGCCGAGAACGAGGGCCTGGACGACTACATGGAGGCGCGCGAGGGCATGCACCTCAAGAACGTGGATTTCCGCGAGTTCATGGTGGCCTTCCCCGACCCGGCCAGGCCGCCCTGGTACGCCTGCTCGTCGGCCTTCTGGGCCGCGGCGCTGCTCACGCTGTCGTGGCCGCTGCGCGTGCTGGCCGAGTACCGCACGGCCTACGCGCACTACCACGTGGAGAAGCTCTTCGGCCTGGAGGGCCCGGGTTCCGCCGGCGGCAGCGCGGGCGGCGGCCTCAGCCCCAGCGATGAGCTGCTGCCCCCGCTCACGCATCGCCTGCCGCGGGTCAACACGGTGGACAGCACCGAGCTCGAGTGGCACATCCGCTCCAACCAGCAGCTGGTGCCCAGCTACTCGGAGGCGGTGCTCATGGACCTGGCCGGGATGAGCGCGCGCTGCGGCGGGGGCGCGGCGGGCGGCTACGCGCCCACGTGCCGCTACGGCGGGGTGGGCGGCCCGGGCGCCGCGGGCTTGGCCGCGTACCGGCGCAGCTGCGAGCACTGCCAGCGCGCCGTCAGCAGCTCGTCCATCTTCTCGCGCAGCGCCTTGAGCATCTGCGCCAGCCCGCGGGCCGGCCCGGGGCCGGGCGGCGGACCGGGCTGCGGGGGCAGCCGCTTCTCGCTCGGCCGCCTCTACGGCTCCCGGCGCAGCTGCCTGTGGCGCAGCCGGAGCGGGAGCGTCAACGAGGCGAGCTGCCCCACCGAGCAGACGCGGCTCTCGAGCCAGGCCAGCATGGGGGACGACGAGGACGACGACGACGAAGAGGAGGCCGGGCCGCCGCCGCCCTATCATGACGCCCTCTACTTCCCGGTGCTCATCGTGCACCGGCAGGAGGGGTGTCTGGGCCACAGCCACCGGCCGCTGCACCGCCATGGCTCCTGCGTAGAGACCTCACTGTGA